A region from the Sorex araneus isolate mSorAra2 chromosome 6, mSorAra2.pri, whole genome shotgun sequence genome encodes:
- the BDNF gene encoding brain-derived neurotrophic factor isoform X1, with translation MAWNYNQFHQVRRVMTILFLTMVISYFGCMKAAPMKEANIRGQGSLAYPGVRTHGTLESVNGPQAGSRGLTSLADTFEHVIEELLDEDQKVRPHEENNKDADLYTSRVMLSSQVPLEPPLLFLLEEYKNYLDAANMSMRVRRHSDPARRGELSVCDSISEWVTAADKKTAVDMSGGTVTVLEKVPVSKGQLKQYFYETKCNPMGYTKEGCRGIDKRHWNSQCRTTQSYVRALTMDSKKRIGWRFIRIDTSCVCTLTIKRGR, from the exons ATGGCCTGGAATTACAATCAG TTCCACCAGGTGAGAAGAGTGATGACCATCCTTTTCCTTACTATGGTTATTTCATACTTCGGTTGCATGAAGGCTGCCCCCATGAAAGAAGCAAACATCCGAGGACAAGGCAGCTTGGCCTACCCAGGAGTGCGGACCCATGGGACTCTGGAGAGCGTGAATGGGCCCCAGGCAGGTTCACGAGGCCTGACATCATTGGCTGACACTTTTGAACATGTGATAGAAGAGCTGCTGGATGAGGACCAGAAAGTTCGGCCCCACGAAGAAAACAATAAGGACGCGGACTTGTACACTTCCCGAGTGATGCTCAGTAGTCAAGTGCCTTTGGagcctcctcttctctttctgctGGAGGAATACAAAAATTACCTGGATGCTGCAAACATGTCGATGAGGGTCCGGCGCCACTCTGACCCTGCCCGCCGTGGGGAGCTGAGCGTGTGCGACAGCATTAGCGAGTGGGTGACGGCGGCAGATAAAAAGACTGCAGTGGACATGTCGGGCGGGACAGTCACTGTCCTTGAAAAAGTCCCTGTATCAAAAGGCCAACTGAAGCAGTACTTCTATGAGACCAAGTGCAATCCCATGGGTTACACGAAGGAGGGCTGCAGGGGCATAGACAAAAGGCATTGGAATTCCCAGTGCCGAACTACCCAGTCGTACGTGCGGGCCCTTACCATGGATAGCAAAAAGAGAATTGGCTGGCGATTCATAAGGATAGACACTTCCTGTGTATGTACATTGACCATTAAAAGGGGAAGATAG
- the BDNF gene encoding brain-derived neurotrophic factor isoform X3 — protein MTILFLTMVISYFGCMKAAPMKEANIRGQGSLAYPGVRTHGTLESVNGPQAGSRGLTSLADTFEHVIEELLDEDQKVRPHEENNKDADLYTSRVMLSSQVPLEPPLLFLLEEYKNYLDAANMSMRVRRHSDPARRGELSVCDSISEWVTAADKKTAVDMSGGTVTVLEKVPVSKGQLKQYFYETKCNPMGYTKEGCRGIDKRHWNSQCRTTQSYVRALTMDSKKRIGWRFIRIDTSCVCTLTIKRGR, from the coding sequence ATGACCATCCTTTTCCTTACTATGGTTATTTCATACTTCGGTTGCATGAAGGCTGCCCCCATGAAAGAAGCAAACATCCGAGGACAAGGCAGCTTGGCCTACCCAGGAGTGCGGACCCATGGGACTCTGGAGAGCGTGAATGGGCCCCAGGCAGGTTCACGAGGCCTGACATCATTGGCTGACACTTTTGAACATGTGATAGAAGAGCTGCTGGATGAGGACCAGAAAGTTCGGCCCCACGAAGAAAACAATAAGGACGCGGACTTGTACACTTCCCGAGTGATGCTCAGTAGTCAAGTGCCTTTGGagcctcctcttctctttctgctGGAGGAATACAAAAATTACCTGGATGCTGCAAACATGTCGATGAGGGTCCGGCGCCACTCTGACCCTGCCCGCCGTGGGGAGCTGAGCGTGTGCGACAGCATTAGCGAGTGGGTGACGGCGGCAGATAAAAAGACTGCAGTGGACATGTCGGGCGGGACAGTCACTGTCCTTGAAAAAGTCCCTGTATCAAAAGGCCAACTGAAGCAGTACTTCTATGAGACCAAGTGCAATCCCATGGGTTACACGAAGGAGGGCTGCAGGGGCATAGACAAAAGGCATTGGAATTCCCAGTGCCGAACTACCCAGTCGTACGTGCGGGCCCTTACCATGGATAGCAAAAAGAGAATTGGCTGGCGATTCATAAGGATAGACACTTCCTGTGTATGTACATTGACCATTAAAAGGGGAAGATAG
- the BDNF gene encoding brain-derived neurotrophic factor isoform X2: MFHQVRRVMTILFLTMVISYFGCMKAAPMKEANIRGQGSLAYPGVRTHGTLESVNGPQAGSRGLTSLADTFEHVIEELLDEDQKVRPHEENNKDADLYTSRVMLSSQVPLEPPLLFLLEEYKNYLDAANMSMRVRRHSDPARRGELSVCDSISEWVTAADKKTAVDMSGGTVTVLEKVPVSKGQLKQYFYETKCNPMGYTKEGCRGIDKRHWNSQCRTTQSYVRALTMDSKKRIGWRFIRIDTSCVCTLTIKRGR, translated from the coding sequence TTCCACCAGGTGAGAAGAGTGATGACCATCCTTTTCCTTACTATGGTTATTTCATACTTCGGTTGCATGAAGGCTGCCCCCATGAAAGAAGCAAACATCCGAGGACAAGGCAGCTTGGCCTACCCAGGAGTGCGGACCCATGGGACTCTGGAGAGCGTGAATGGGCCCCAGGCAGGTTCACGAGGCCTGACATCATTGGCTGACACTTTTGAACATGTGATAGAAGAGCTGCTGGATGAGGACCAGAAAGTTCGGCCCCACGAAGAAAACAATAAGGACGCGGACTTGTACACTTCCCGAGTGATGCTCAGTAGTCAAGTGCCTTTGGagcctcctcttctctttctgctGGAGGAATACAAAAATTACCTGGATGCTGCAAACATGTCGATGAGGGTCCGGCGCCACTCTGACCCTGCCCGCCGTGGGGAGCTGAGCGTGTGCGACAGCATTAGCGAGTGGGTGACGGCGGCAGATAAAAAGACTGCAGTGGACATGTCGGGCGGGACAGTCACTGTCCTTGAAAAAGTCCCTGTATCAAAAGGCCAACTGAAGCAGTACTTCTATGAGACCAAGTGCAATCCCATGGGTTACACGAAGGAGGGCTGCAGGGGCATAGACAAAAGGCATTGGAATTCCCAGTGCCGAACTACCCAGTCGTACGTGCGGGCCCTTACCATGGATAGCAAAAAGAGAATTGGCTGGCGATTCATAAGGATAGACACTTCCTGTGTATGTACATTGACCATTAAAAGGGGAAGATAG